TGCAGAATGCGGGAAATGTGTAGAAAAAAAATCCGGTTCAGTTCAGACAATTGTTGCAGCGGGTGCTGATAGAATTTCTGCAAAAGATACGAAAAATATCGGCGAACAACTTGCACCGTTTATAGACCATACATTATTGAAAGCAAATGCAACACAGGAAGAGATTGGTAAATTATGCGAAGAAGCGAGAAAATACGGGTTTGCTTCCGTCTGTGTTAATCCCGCGTATGTCCAACTTGCGAGTAAACTTCTTGCAGGTTCAGCCGTCAAAGTTTGTACAGTGATAGGATTCCCATTAGGTGCTACAACACCAACGGTAAAAGCGATTGAGGCAAGAGATGCGATAGCTAGTGGTGCTGATGAAATTGATATGGTTATCAATGTTGGTGCGTTAAAAAGTGGGAATTACCAACTTGTGTTAGATGATATAAAAGCGGCTAGAGAAGCAACTCGTGGCAAAATATTGAAGGTAATTTTAGAAACCGCGTATCTCACAAAAGATGAAAAAATAAAAGGCTGTCAGTTAGCAAAAGAAGCAGGTGCTGACTTTGTTAAAACATCTACTGGTTTTGGTCCGTCAGGTGCAACGGTTGAGGATATACAACTTATGAGAGAAACAGTCGGACCGTTAATGGGTATCAAAGCATCCGGCGGGATAAGAACCACCGAGGATGCCAGAAAAATGGTTGAAGCAGGTGCGACAAGAATCGGCGCCAGTGCATCTGTTGCAATTGTTATTGGTAAAGAACCGGGAAAAATAAAATATTAACTCACGAATAACTGCACCGAATGGAAACACCGAATAAACCCGGATAATTATTCGGTTGTATTCGGGTTGTTATTCGGGAGACATTCGTGATTTTAGGGGGAGAAGATGGCGGAGACAAAAGAAGCGTTGGGGATGATTGAGACGCGTGGGCTGATTGGAATGATTGAAGCGAGTGATGCGATGGTGAAGGCGGCGAAAGTTCGGCTGATTGGTTTTGAGAAAATCGGGACGGGGCTTGTGACAACGATGGTTCGTGGCGAGGTCGGTGCTGTGCGTGCCGCGGTTGAAGCAGGTGCTGCAGCAGCGCAAAAAGTCGGCGAACTGGTAGCAATACATGTCATACCGCGTCCCGACGAGCAGTTAGAAAAAGTACTCAAAAAAATAGAATCTAATTTTTAACACGAATTAAATACAAATAACGGCAAACATCACGAACAAGGCACGAATAACAGCATTGATTTTATTCGTAAAAATTCGTGATAACATTTGTGATTAGTTATTCGTGATTATATGGTTACCGAGCAAGATATTGTTGATATAGTATCTGGTGAAATATCTGACAGGAAGATAATGGCTAAAAAATCGCCATCATACAAAACAGGTTTTTTTACAAAAGACAAATGGATAAAATCCTACACGACACTTGAAACCAAAAAAAGATTGGTTACTGAAATTGAGATAAAAAAACTAATTGCAGAGGGTAGTAAAACATTAAAAATTTCTAAGGATACAATCCTGACGCCATTTGCGTTAGAGATTATTCAAGAAAAAGGGATAAAAATAATTAGTGAGGGGAGCGAATAATATGAACATTTCAGAACTTTTACAAGCAATGATAAAAAAAGGGATTTCGGATATTCATTTTAAGGCAGGCACACCACCTGTGATAAGAATCAACGGCAAACTTGTCTCTACCGGGTTTGAAAGTTTTACACCCAAACATATAGAAGAAATTGCATTCGGGCTTTTAACAAAAGAACAAAAAGAAAAATTTGCTACAGAAGACGAAATAGATTTATCATATGGTGTAGAAGGGCTATCAAGATTCAGGGTTAATATCTACAAACAACGCGGGACAGTTGCGCTTACTTTACGGGTTGTACCGTTACAGGTAAAACCCTTTGAAGAACTCAATTTACCTGATGCAATACTAAAAAAACTTGCTGCGGAGCCGCGTGGGCTTATCTTATTTGCCGGCATAACAGGTGCCGGGAAAACAACAACTATGAATGCGATGATTGACTACATAAATGAGAATTTCGCATACAAAATTGTATCCATAGAAGACCCGATAGAGTATTTTCATAAAGACAAAAAATCGTTTATGAGTCAACGAGAAGTTGGTTCCGATACGAAATCGTTTGGCAAAGGGTTAAAATATGTTTTAAGACAGGACCCTGATGTGGTCTGTATTGGTGAGATGCGTGATTTTGAAGCAATCGCTGCTGGTATTACTGCCGCAGAAACAGGACATCTGGTTTTGTCTACGATACATACGATGGATGCGGTTCAGACGATAGACCGAATTGTAGATGCATATCCACCACACCAGCAGCATCAGGTAAGAATCGCACTGTCAAATGTAGTCAAAGGTATCATTGCACAGCGGCTAGTTCCAACTGTAAAAGGTGACGAGCGGATTCCTGCGACTGAAATTCTTATTGGGACTTCGCTTATCCGAAAAAATATCGCAGAAGGTAAGTCAGCCGAGATTTACAAACTAATGGAGCAAGGCGAGTATTACGGTATGTGGACATTTGACCAGTGTATAATCCAGTTCTACAAAGAAAAGAAAATTATTCTTGAGGATGCATTAGAGAATGCGACAAACCCTGACGACCTGATGCTGAAAATTAAAGGGATAGAACGAGATGAGAAATAATTGGACAATGCTGCCTGAGTTTGATAACGAACATCAAAACAGATATATTGTTATGGTGACAACCCGTGAAGAAGCTGATAATCTGATAAAAAGATTTCCGAATCTGTGTTCTCAACCAATTGAAATAAAAGGTGAAATAGACGAAAAATACAAGTGGGGCGTGTATGTTGACGATTCAACCAGAGAAGACCGAAAAAATATTTACAAGTATTTTTTGGGTGAACTTGAAGATGTGGTAAATCAGGAACTGAAAAAAGAAACAGAAGTAAACGAGGTAATTTCTGCGTTGACAGATATTTTTTCAGCATTGACAGTTGAAGAGCAAAGATATATTGAACAAAAGATTCCTGAAAAGATAGAGGTGCTAGAGAAACTTACTGAAAAAAAAGAAGCAGAAAAAACACAGGCAATACCAGAACCACAAAAAAGTCCTGTTGCACCTCCAACCACACCCACACATCCCGTGTCTCCCACACCAATAGTAACAGAGGAAGTTAGTCCTCAACAGGGAATCCAACTTTCACCTGCTAAGACAACAGGCGAATCACTTAATGCGTGTTATCTTTATCCATCAACCTTTCCCCAATCAGTTGAAAAGTTCATAAACCAATTAACCACAGTAACAGAAAAACTGATGAAAGAACCAATCCATCTTGAGAAAATAGCATCAATAGGTTATAGTTCCAATACACCTAACGAATTTATCTCGCTGGTTCATGAGGCAAAACAAAAATCTGCCGAAATTATTTTTGTAGTTATTCCAGACGGGATAGATGATATCCGACTTTTTATAGATACAGCATGCAGAATGAATGATATGCTTTATATGGTTGCCCAGATTAGTCAACTTGACAAAAGGTTTGTATTTGTTGATATGGCAATAGAACTCTTACTGGTTAAGAAAAAACTGAGAACATAAAAAAGAAGCAAATGATAGAAAAATGGGAAATAATTCCATATCCGTCTGAAAGATATCCGGATAGATACAAGGTGAGTATTAAATGCGATTATAACACCCTGAAAAAAATTACTGATTTTTATGGAAAAAAATGCGGGTTACCGTGGAAACCTAAAAATTCAGAGTTCAACTTTTCGTTTTATCTGTATCAAATAACACCACAAGATGTAGAAAAACTGGAAGCCCAAATGAATGAGTTACAACATTTACCGACAAAAACAGAACCAGCCGTTTTTCATCCTGAACCACGTTCTAATATATTCCCGCCAAGAGCGTCTACAAAACAGCCGACAACCGAAGAAGTAAAAGTAGCAAAAGAGATGTCGGATATTATTGATTTTGATATTTTTGAACCTGAAAAGCTTAACAGCATAGAACTACCGAAAGAAACCAAACAACAAAAAATTGTTGAGACAGAGAGAAGCACCATATCTGTCGGTATAATTTTCAGGAGCGGTCAGGAAGAATATGCTAATACAATTGAAAAAAATCTGCTACAAAGTGTTTCTGGCAGAAAACTTAAATTCCAAATCAAAATTGTATTCAAGCAAGGTTATCTTGTTTTTTCAGATGAAGATATTGAAAATGCGATCTCACTTTGTAAGAAACAAAATGTTACAGCAGTTGTGGTCAATGGTGAATCCAAACTTGCCGAGATATTACAGAAACCATTTCAGTCAGCAGGGATATACATAGAACATATAAAACCAACTGATGTAGATAAAAAGTCTATTTATTTTAATATCGCGACAAATATTATATTAGCAGAAACAGAGAAATCGCGAATAGAGGCACGCGAATTATGATTAAAAAATGGGATTTAGTTTTTTCGCCTTGTGATAGGGATAAAAACAGATATAAACTTCTGATATCGGCACTACAAGATGACCTTACCGAAACAATAAAGTTTTTTGGGTCAGATGCGGGCAAACCGTTCACTCCGCTTTCACAGGAATATAATTATGCGGTTTATATTTACAATGTATCAGACGACAAAAAACTTGCAGCTGAAAAGTTTCTTAAAAGTAAATGTTCAGAAGGCAAAATTGAAGATACTCAAGGTGGTGTTGGGCTTGAAGAAATTTTTCAGAAAGTAGCAGGGATTGAAGAAGCACCGATTGAGAAACCTGAAATACCGACTGTACCACCAATACAGCAGACGCCGCCTGCTACTCCGCCACCTCTTACCACTCCCACCACTTCTACTGCTGAAACAAAAAAAGGAATAGAGGACGAAAAAAAAGCTGAGGGGGGGGGAGAAACCGTTTTAGTAAAACCTAAATTGAACTTAAGATATATTTTTGATGAATTTGTTGTCGGCGCTAACAACCGTTTTGTTCATGCAGCCGCTTGGGCGGTTTCTCAAAGCCCGGGCAAAACATATAATCCGCTTTTTATCTACGGTGGTGTTGGTTTAGGAAAAACACATATTATGCAAGCGATTGGAAATACAGTCAAAGACAGGAATCTGTCGGCTAATATCCTTTATATTACTACTGAAAAGTTCACATCTGAAGTTATAGAAGCGATAAAAGACGGCACACTTTTAGAGTTCAGACAGCAGTACAGGAATCTTGATTTATTGCTTGTTGATGATATCCAGTTTCTGTCAGAAGCGGAGTCAACACAGGAAGAATTTTTTCATACTTTTAATATCTTACATGAAAACCAGAAACAGATTGTGATTACATCCGACAAGCCACCCAAAAAACTGGCAGGGATAGAAGACCGTTTGAAATCCCGATTTGAATGGGGGCTGATTGCTGATATAAAACCACCGGATTTAGAGACACGGGTTGCAATTTTAAAGAAAAAAGCACAGAACGAAAAAATGGAATTAGACGATAAGATGCTGATATATATCGCCAGCAAACTGAAATCCAACATCAGGGAATTAGAAGGTTTCTTGAAACGACTGAAAGCATATTCTACAATGACTAACCTGCCTATAAATATGGATCGCGCAAAAGAATTGATAGGCGAGTTGTTACCGGAAACAGAAATAGAAGAAATGGTTGAAAAAGCGGTGGCTACTGTTACACCTGTGTCTGTAGCGCCACTTGTAGCCCCAGCCCCACCCTCTCCACCACCACCTCTACCAGCACCTGAAAAACAGGTTGTTGAACCGGTAAAAGAAACAAAAGCACCTGCTCAACCTGTAATACCAGTTGTTGAGAAAAAAGGGGGGGAAGAGGTTATCAGCCCGCTACCACCTGCAAAAAGTGAATATGACCTGTTAAAACCGGTTGAAGTCGCTTATTTTTATCCTGCTGGTTATGAAAAAGAGTTGGAAAAAGTAAAACAGTTATTCATAGAGACGATAAAAAAACATAAATTAAAATTCAGGCTGGTTGGCGTTTTTGATAGAGGTTACGAATTTGACAAAAAAATAAATTATACGCTTTTTGTCCAGTTATGCAATACAAACAACATACATATCGCTATTTTTTTATGCCCGCCGTCTTCTTCAATAATTACGGAAGAGGATTTTATAAATATGGTTACAAATGCATGCGAGTCAGGTAATGTTTCTGCTGAAATAATCCCATTTGCGGATTTAACAAAACAGTACAAATATCTGAATATCGCACTGGATATAACATTGCTTGGTCATAAGGATTTTACAAAATGAGAAAGTTAAATTTATATTTAAGTTTCAGGTTTTTGTTGTTTTTAGTGATACTGGTACTCGTTTTGATATTTGCATACTGTATTCGTAATGCTGGTAATTCATATCTGATTTTTGTAGCAGGTGGAATAGTTTTAATCGTTGGATATATTTGGATTTTTCAACCACTGAGATTGTTAGAACAACTATTTGTTAAATCCAGAGAAGGTAACTACTATGATTATCAGCCCAAAATAACCGGGCTTGGTAAGTTTGGTGCGGATTTAGAACTGCTTTTTAAGCGGCTGCTGGTTTTTGAAGGTTCGCTTAATATCCTGTTTGCAGCCTCTAAAACGATTACTTCCAGAATAGAAATTAACGAAGTAATAGAAATGCTTTTAGATTTGGTCTACGAAAAAATGATGATACCATCAACCTGTGTTGTTTTTTTAGATGACGATGGTTTTTTACGAATAAAGGCATCCCGCGGATTATCCGACAATTTTGTCAAAAATATGCACCCCAGACCTGATGAAGGATTCGTCGGTAAAGCATTCTCAACAAAGGCAACAATAATAGTAAATGACGCAACTAAAGAAAGACATCCGGTGACTGAAAAACTGGTTGACCAGGAAGGGCTTATGTCGTTTGTCCATATCCCAATCATTGTTAATGATAAAGCAGTTGGTGTTTTTAATGTCAATTCAGATATCAAAAGTTTCTTTGACGCTAATATAGTAAAAACATTAACCACACTTACCGATTATCTGGCAATCGCGATAAGTAATTCAAAAATGTATCAGGATATCCAGGAGTTTAATAAACGGTTAGAGTTAGAGGTTGAAGCAACAACAGAAGAATTAACAAAAACGAACCTGCGGCTCATAGCGAAAGTGAAAGAAATGAAAACCTTGAATGATATAATTTTTTCTGCAACCGGTAAGGTTGATATGAATGAAATGTTTTCTACAGTAGCAGAACGGCTAAAACTTGTTACAAATGTCGCTAACGCCGGGTTTGTTATCTATGATGAGCAAACTAAACTGCTCGTCGGGAATTGCGATTTTGACACATTTAATCTGGCAGCTGAGACCACAGATAATATGCTTTCTAAATCTTACAGAAATGCTACAACATTTATCTCTAACGAACTGTTTATGGAGAATGCATCTGATTTGCAAAATCTCTATAAAAAATATAGAATCACTTCGTTGATTGCATTACCGTTAATTGAAAAAAAGGTGTTAGGACTGCTTCTGCTCGGTAATAAAGCAACAGGCAAATTTTCACAGGATGATATGAGATTTTTGTCCGTTGTTGCATCACAGATTGCAGAACTCATAGTAAGAATAAAACTTTATGAGCAGTTAAATCACCGTCTCAATGACCTGATGACTTTGAGAGATATATCCAATACAATCAAAACAGAACCGCAGTTAGAAGAAACTGTAGAAGTACTGGCTGAAAAAAGTATCAGAGCGTTAGAATCTGACTATGTATTATGCTGGCTTCTGGACGAACCCAGTGGCGCACTTATGCTAAAATTTCCGCCAGAAATGATTCCGCAACACGAGTTGCAAATACCTAAGACATCAACATCTATTATTGCTGAAATATTCCAGAAAGGTAATATCCAGTATTTAGACGAGTTAGAACTACCGGATGGACCGTATCAAGAATTACAAAAAACACTGCAGCTAAAATCACATCTTTTTGTACCACTCAAAGTTGAAGATAAAAGTATAGGGCTGTTTTGTTTCTGTTCCAAATCGCAGAAATTTTTTAATGATGAAAAAAGCCGGCTTGCTGAATTGATTGCCGGGCAGACCGCGGTTATTGTAGAAAATGCAAGAATCCATAACCGCTTGAAAGAAATCAATATAGAACTGGAACGGCTGAATAAAATTAAAGACGATTTCGTCTCTATGGTTTCACATGAACTCCGAACACCACTTACCGCAATCAAAGGGTTTGTTCATGTTGTGTTAGACGAAGAAGCAGGCAAAATTAACGACCAGCAGAAAAAATTCTTACGAATTGTTGAACAATCCAGTAACCATCTAACACGGCTGATAAGCGATTTGCTGGATTTGTCAAAAATAGAAAAAGGTTTGATAATACTGCGGATAGAAAAACTTAACCTTTCAGATGTTGTGAAAAAATCAATAGAAACAAACATAAACCAGATAAAACATAAAAATATCAATATAAAACTTGAAATTGATAAAGAAATCCCGAATATAGATGGCGATTTCTCAAGGTTGCTTCAAGTGTATGATAATCTCGTCTCAAATGCGGTTAAATTTACACCCAATGGTGGAGATATTTCAATCATTGTAAAAAATAAAGGCGACTTCGTGCTCTCCGCTATCACAGATACCGGTATCGGTATTCCTAAAGAAGAACACGAAAAAATATTTGATAAGTTTTATCAGATAGATTCTTCATACACAAGAATTGCCACCGGAACAGGGTTAGGACTGTATATTGCAAAATCAATTATTGAACTGCACGGCGGCAATATCTGGATAGATTCAGCACCTGCTAAAGGTTCAACTTTTTCATTCTTACTACCGAAAATAAAAAAAACAGACATAATAGATAAAAAAAAACAGGAGGTAGAAAATGCCCAGAATACTAGCGATAGACGATGATGCTATCACATTGGAACTGTTAGAGTTTTTTCTGACACGACATAAGTATGAGGTAACCACAGCAACTAATGGACCTGACGGTATTAAAAAAGCACAAGCATTACAGCCCAATTTGATTCTGCTGGATGTAATGATGCCAATGATGGATGGGATTGAGGTCTGCAAAAAATTAAGAGCAGATGAAAAAACAGCAAAAATACCAATACTGTTTTTGTCTGCACTCGGGCAGGATATAGAGGTTATGAAAGGGTTGATGGCGGGTAGCGATGGCTATATCGTGAAACCGTTTGAACCGGATGATTTATTAAACCAGATACAAAAACTAATAAGTCCGAATAAAGGCACCGAATAGAAACACTGAATTAACCCGAATAATTATTCGGTTGTATTCGGGTTGAACATTCGGGCGATATTCGTGAGAAAAGGAGCATAGCGATTATGAGAACTGCAATCAGAATGGCACGGTTAGGTACAGAAACAGCATTTGAAGTGCTGGCAAAAGCGAGACTACTGGAGGCAAAAGGGAAAGAAATTATTCATCTGGAAATAGGTGAGCCGGATTTTGATACTCCACAAAATATCAAGGAAGCCGCAAAAAAAGCGATTGACAACGGCTATACACATTACGGTCCTTCAGCAGGACTACCTGAACTTCGTAAAACTATTGCAGAATATATCTCAAAAACAAGAAATATAAAAGTTGACCCGGAGGAAGTGGTTGTAACACCCGGTGCCAAGCCAATTATATTTTTTATAATTTTAACATGGTTGAGACCTGGCGACGAAGTGATATTGCCATCACCTGGATTCCCAATCTATGAATCAATGGTTAACTTCGTCGGTGCGAAACCGGTTCTTTTGCCATTACGGGAAGAAAACGATTTCTCATTCACAATAGATGAGTTCAAAAAACTGGTCTCACCATTAACAAAAATGGTAATACTGAACTCACCACAGAATCCAACAGGCGGCGTAATTGACGAAGAAATACTCAAAGGTATCGCTGAAATTATTGGTGGCGACGAGGATATACTTATTCTGTCAGACGAGGTTTATTCCGAAATAATTTATGAAGGTATGCATCACTCCATCGCATCAGTTCCGGGAATAAGAGAACAGACAGTAATCTTGGATGGTTTTTCTAAAACCTTTGCAATGACCGGCTGGCGAGCTGGATACGGTATTATGAGTAAAGAACTTGCAGTACATATAGCACGGCTTCAAACAAATTCTAACTCCTGTACCGCAACATTTACACAGATTGCCTGTATTGAAGCGTTAAAAGGCCAACAGGATGATGTCAAAAAAATGGTCGCAGAATTCAAAAAAAGACGGGATGTGATTGTTGACGGATTAAATAAGATACCAGGTTTTTCATGTAAAAAACCACACGGCGCATTCTATGTATTCCCGAATATAAAAGAAACAAAAAAAACATCTAAAGAACTCGCAGACTATCTGCTTAACGAAGCCGGTGTCGCCGCACTTTCAGGCACAGCTTTCGGCGCCTACGGAAAAGGATATTTGAGATTTTCATACGCCAATTCCATTGAAAACATAAAAAAAGCACTGAAAAAAATAGACGATGCAATGAAGAAGTTGTAAAAAAACAGGTATAAAAAAACAGGTACAAGATAGCCCGAACAAGTTCGAGATTCCGCAGAGACCGCAGAAATACCGCAGAAACCGCAGAAAAATAGGAATCTTTCTGCGTAATCTGTGATTTTTTTGCGTAATCCGCGGATAATATTGAAATTCCGATACTGTGAAATAGTAGATGTATGCATAACTTTCACCTCCGGAATAATTATAACAGAAATAACAAGTTTTGTCGAGGACTTTTTTTAAGACGAAGATTTTTAGGAAAGAAAATTGGCGCAAAAAACAGGTAGCGAGCGAATTGTAATTCGCCAAATTATCTGTAGCGGTTGATGTAAATCAACGATTAAAAAAATGTGAAACGTCCCCATTTTCCCATTCTGCGAATATTCTGGGAAGTAGTTTGAAGTAAAGGGTAAGATAAAATGAATAACCAAGTGAATGAGTATACAAAATTGATTAAGTCCAATACAAAAGTATTGAGAAGTAATTACAAAGTAAAAAACTTAGGGATATTTGGTTCAGTTGTAAGAAACGAACAGACTGAAAAAAGTGATGTAGATATTCTTATTGAATTTAGTGAAAGTGTTGGTCTATTTCATTTTATAAAGTTGAAAAATTTTTTGAGTACTATCCTAAATCATAAAGTTGATTTAATTCAGAAAGGAGCTTTAGACAGGAACCAGAAAAAAAGACCGGGCATGAAAGAAAGAGTATTAAAAGAAATGATACCGATACTATGAAAAGAGAAGACAAATCGTATATTGAAGATATAAAAAACTGTATTGAAAACATTGAGGAATATACCAAAGAAAAGACAATACAGGATTTTCTTAAGGATAAAAAAACTATTGATGCAGTAGAAAGAAATTTCATAACAATTGGAGAAGC
The Elusimicrobiota bacterium DNA segment above includes these coding regions:
- a CDS encoding nucleotidyltransferase family protein yields the protein MNNQVNEYTKLIKSNTKVLRSNYKVKNLGIFGSVVRNEQTEKSDVDILIEFSESVGLFHFIKLKNFLSTILNHKVDLIQKGALDRNQKKRPGMKERVLKEMIPIL
- a CDS encoding GAF domain-containing protein; amino-acid sequence: MRKLNLYLSFRFLLFLVILVLVLIFAYCIRNAGNSYLIFVAGGIVLIVGYIWIFQPLRLLEQLFVKSREGNYYDYQPKITGLGKFGADLELLFKRLLVFEGSLNILFAASKTITSRIEINEVIEMLLDLVYEKMMIPSTCVVFLDDDGFLRIKASRGLSDNFVKNMHPRPDEGFVGKAFSTKATIIVNDATKERHPVTEKLVDQEGLMSFVHIPIIVNDKAVGVFNVNSDIKSFFDANIVKTLTTLTDYLAIAISNSKMYQDIQEFNKRLELEVEATTEELTKTNLRLIAKVKEMKTLNDIIFSATGKVDMNEMFSTVAERLKLVTNVANAGFVIYDEQTKLLVGNCDFDTFNLAAETTDNMLSKSYRNATTFISNELFMENASDLQNLYKKYRITSLIALPLIEKKVLGLLLLGNKATGKFSQDDMRFLSVVASQIAELIVRIKLYEQLNHRLNDLMTLRDISNTIKTEPQLEETVEVLAEKSIRALESDYVLCWLLDEPSGALMLKFPPEMIPQHELQIPKTSTSIIAEIFQKGNIQYLDELELPDGPYQELQKTLQLKSHLFVPLKVEDKSIGLFCFCSKSQKFFNDEKSRLAELIAGQTAVIVENARIHNRLKEINIELERLNKIKDDFVSMVSHELRTPLTAIKGFVHVVLDEEAGKINDQQKKFLRIVEQSSNHLTRLISDLLDLSKIEKGLIILRIEKLNLSDVVKKSIETNINQIKHKNINIKLEIDKEIPNIDGDFSRLLQVYDNLVSNAVKFTPNGGDISIIVKNKGDFVLSAITDTGIGIPKEEHEKIFDKFYQIDSSYTRIATGTGLGLYIAKSIIELHGGNIWIDSAPAKGSTFSFLLPKIKKTDIIDKKKQEVENAQNTSDRR
- a CDS encoding pyridoxal phosphate-dependent aminotransferase yields the protein MRTAIRMARLGTETAFEVLAKARLLEAKGKEIIHLEIGEPDFDTPQNIKEAAKKAIDNGYTHYGPSAGLPELRKTIAEYISKTRNIKVDPEEVVVTPGAKPIIFFIILTWLRPGDEVILPSPGFPIYESMVNFVGAKPVLLPLREENDFSFTIDEFKKLVSPLTKMVILNSPQNPTGGVIDEEILKGIAEIIGGDEDILILSDEVYSEIIYEGMHHSIASVPGIREQTVILDGFSKTFAMTGWRAGYGIMSKELAVHIARLQTNSNSCTATFTQIACIEALKGQQDDVKKMVAEFKKRRDVIVDGLNKIPGFSCKKPHGAFYVFPNIKETKKTSKELADYLLNEAGVAALSGTAFGAYGKGYLRFSYANSIENIKKALKKIDDAMKKL
- a CDS encoding BMC domain-containing protein gives rise to the protein MAETKEALGMIETRGLIGMIEASDAMVKAAKVRLIGFEKIGTGLVTTMVRGEVGAVRAAVEAGAAAAQKVGELVAIHVIPRPDEQLEKVLKKIESNF
- the deoC gene encoding deoxyribose-phosphate aldolase, which gives rise to MGEQLAPFIDHTLLKANATQEEIGKLCEEARKYGFASVCVNPAYVQLASKLLAGSAVKVCTVIGFPLGATTPTVKAIEARDAIASGADEIDMVINVGALKSGNYQLVLDDIKAAREATRGKILKVILETAYLTKDEKIKGCQLAKEAGADFVKTSTGFGPSGATVEDIQLMRETVGPLMGIKASGGIRTTEDARKMVEAGATRIGASASVAIVIGKEPGKIKY
- the dnaA gene encoding chromosomal replication initiator protein DnaA; translation: MIKKWDLVFSPCDRDKNRYKLLISALQDDLTETIKFFGSDAGKPFTPLSQEYNYAVYIYNVSDDKKLAAEKFLKSKCSEGKIEDTQGGVGLEEIFQKVAGIEEAPIEKPEIPTVPPIQQTPPATPPPLTTPTTSTAETKKGIEDEKKAEGGGETVLVKPKLNLRYIFDEFVVGANNRFVHAAAWAVSQSPGKTYNPLFIYGGVGLGKTHIMQAIGNTVKDRNLSANILYITTEKFTSEVIEAIKDGTLLEFRQQYRNLDLLLVDDIQFLSEAESTQEEFFHTFNILHENQKQIVITSDKPPKKLAGIEDRLKSRFEWGLIADIKPPDLETRVAILKKKAQNEKMELDDKMLIYIASKLKSNIRELEGFLKRLKAYSTMTNLPINMDRAKELIGELLPETEIEEMVEKAVATVTPVSVAPLVAPAPPSPPPPLPAPEKQVVEPVKETKAPAQPVIPVVEKKGGEEVISPLPPAKSEYDLLKPVEVAYFYPAGYEKELEKVKQLFIETIKKHKLKFRLVGVFDRGYEFDKKINYTLFVQLCNTNNIHIAIFLCPPSSSIITEEDFINMVTNACESGNVSAEIIPFADLTKQYKYLNIALDITLLGHKDFTK
- a CDS encoding PilT/PilU family type 4a pilus ATPase, with product MNISELLQAMIKKGISDIHFKAGTPPVIRINGKLVSTGFESFTPKHIEEIAFGLLTKEQKEKFATEDEIDLSYGVEGLSRFRVNIYKQRGTVALTLRVVPLQVKPFEELNLPDAILKKLAAEPRGLILFAGITGAGKTTTMNAMIDYINENFAYKIVSIEDPIEYFHKDKKSFMSQREVGSDTKSFGKGLKYVLRQDPDVVCIGEMRDFEAIAAGITAAETGHLVLSTIHTMDAVQTIDRIVDAYPPHQQHQVRIALSNVVKGIIAQRLVPTVKGDERIPATEILIGTSLIRKNIAEGKSAEIYKLMEQGEYYGMWTFDQCIIQFYKEKKIILEDALENATNPDDLMLKIKGIERDEK
- a CDS encoding response regulator, whose product is MPRILAIDDDAITLELLEFFLTRHKYEVTTATNGPDGIKKAQALQPNLILLDVMMPMMDGIEVCKKLRADEKTAKIPILFLSALGQDIEVMKGLMAGSDGYIVKPFEPDDLLNQIQKLISPNKGTE